A region of Lycium barbarum isolate Lr01 chromosome 3, ASM1917538v2, whole genome shotgun sequence DNA encodes the following proteins:
- the LOC132630221 gene encoding type I inositol polyphosphate 5-phosphatase 8-like isoform X2, producing the protein MLFSSIQETTKSSKTKKFNQSIYLHWWLFFAAMKTAQKLSKSSWTKVVVRKWLNMRSKSEEFHSDHIIDVMGRGERRRKSCSDDGSCAVVLEELSESWLMETNGGIQQPILEKETSTLTDHQNLRMFVGTWNVGGKSPHEELNLGDWLNSTAPADIYVLGFQEIVPLNAGNVLGPEDNGPAAKWLSLVRQALNRDTDSHNLSPNSDYTPKSERKSSSPSLDDLHQQQSSMKSRVSFSDLIKLENELERDDWERLLSMNDDVSPSPNCLSNRYNTSSHGENKYCLAASKQMVGLFICIWTRADLYRHISNLKVSRVGTGIMGYLGNKGSISISMTLHHKTFCFVCTHLASGEKEGDAIKRNSDVMEILKKTKFSHSRIIGKPLPPDNILDHDKIIWLGDLNYRLASSCEDTYELVKTSDWEALLEKDQLRIEQRAGRIFNGWKEGRIYFAPTYKYLYNSDHYVVHTCTSKEKRRTPAWCDRILWKGEGLKQLCYVRGESKFSDHRPVYALFSVNNNITEKYHSKKGYFTTL; encoded by the exons ATGTTATTCAGTTCCATTCAAGAAACTACAAAAAGTTCAAAAACCAAGAAATTCAACCAATCCATATAT CTTCATTGGTGGCTTTTTTTTGCAGCCATGAAAACAGCACAAAAATTATCCAAG TCTTCGTGGACTAAAGTGGTGGTTAGGAAATGGCTGAATATGAGGAGTAAATCAGAGGAATTTCATTCAGATCACATAATAGATG tgaTGGgtagaggagaaagaagaaggaaAAGTTGCTCCGATGATGGGAGTTGCGCCGTAGTACTGGAGGAATTATCCG AAAGTTGGTTGATGGAAACAAATGGAGGAATTCAACAGCCAATATTGGAGAAAGAGACATCCACTCTCACCGATCATCAAAACCTTAG GATGTTCGTGGGGACATGGAATGTAGGAGGCAAGTCACCACATGAAGAGCTGAATTTAGGTGACTGGTTGAATTCCACTGCACCAGCCGACATTTATGTGCTTGG GTTCCAGGAAATTGTCCCTCTAAATGCCGGCAATGTATTAGGTCCAGAGGACAATGGTCCAGCTGCCAAGTGGCTTTCCTTGGTTCGCCAAGCATTGAACCGTGACACTGACTCCCACAATCTTTCTCCTAATTCTGATTACACCCCAAAATCTGAGAGAAAAAGTTCATCACCGTCCCTCGATGACTTGCACCAACAACAATCTAGTATGAAATCAAGAGTCAGCTTCTCAGATTTGATCAAATTGGAGAATGAACTCGAACGAGATGATTGGGAGAGACTCTTGAGCATGAATGACGATGTATCGCCTAGTCCAAATTGTCTGTCGAATAGATATAACACTTCTAGCCATGGGGAAAATAAATATTGCTTAGCAGCAAGCAAACAAATGGTTggtttatttatatgcatatggacTCGTGCAGACTTGTATAGACACATTAGCAATTTGAAGGTTTCTCGTGTTGGAACAGGCATCATGGGCTATCTTGGAAATAAG GGTTCAATATCGATCAGTATGACATTGCATCACAAGACATTTTGTTTCGTTTGTACTCATTTGGCGTCCGGAGAGAAAGAAGGTGATGCGATTAAAAGGAATTCCGATGTCATGGAAATATTAAAGAAAACTAAGTTCTCACATAGTAGGATTATTGGGAAGCCTCTCCCTCCTGATAACATTTTGGATCATGA CAAGATAATTTGGCTTGGAGATTTGAATTACCGGCTTGCATCGAGTTGCGAGGACACGTACGAGTTGGTAAAGACTAGTGATTGGGAAGCACTTCTAGAAAAAGATCAG CTAAGGATAGAGCAAAGAGCAGGACGAATATTCAATGGTTGGAAAGAAGGAAGAATATACTTTGCACCAACATACAAATACCTCTATAATTCTGACCATTATGTTGTTCATACTTGCACTTCCAAGGAAAAGAGAAGGACCCCTGCCTG GTGTGACAGGATATTATGGAAAGGTGAAGGACTAAAGCAACTATGTTATGTTAGAGGTGAATCAAAATTCTCAGATCACAGACCAGTTTATGCACTTTTCTCTGTAAATAACAATATTACCGAAAAGTACCACAGTAAAAAAGGATATTTTA
- the LOC132630221 gene encoding type I inositol polyphosphate 5-phosphatase 8-like isoform X1, with protein sequence MLFSSIQETTKSSKTKKFNQSIYLHWWLFFAAMKTAQKLSKSSWTKVVVRKWLNMRSKSEEFHSDHIIDGMMGRGERRRKSCSDDGSCAVVLEELSESWLMETNGGIQQPILEKETSTLTDHQNLRMFVGTWNVGGKSPHEELNLGDWLNSTAPADIYVLGFQEIVPLNAGNVLGPEDNGPAAKWLSLVRQALNRDTDSHNLSPNSDYTPKSERKSSSPSLDDLHQQQSSMKSRVSFSDLIKLENELERDDWERLLSMNDDVSPSPNCLSNRYNTSSHGENKYCLAASKQMVGLFICIWTRADLYRHISNLKVSRVGTGIMGYLGNKGSISISMTLHHKTFCFVCTHLASGEKEGDAIKRNSDVMEILKKTKFSHSRIIGKPLPPDNILDHDKIIWLGDLNYRLASSCEDTYELVKTSDWEALLEKDQLRIEQRAGRIFNGWKEGRIYFAPTYKYLYNSDHYVVHTCTSKEKRRTPAWCDRILWKGEGLKQLCYVRGESKFSDHRPVYALFSVNNNITEKYHSKKGYFTTL encoded by the exons ATGTTATTCAGTTCCATTCAAGAAACTACAAAAAGTTCAAAAACCAAGAAATTCAACCAATCCATATAT CTTCATTGGTGGCTTTTTTTTGCAGCCATGAAAACAGCACAAAAATTATCCAAG TCTTCGTGGACTAAAGTGGTGGTTAGGAAATGGCTGAATATGAGGAGTAAATCAGAGGAATTTCATTCAGATCACATAATAGATGGTA tgaTGGgtagaggagaaagaagaaggaaAAGTTGCTCCGATGATGGGAGTTGCGCCGTAGTACTGGAGGAATTATCCG AAAGTTGGTTGATGGAAACAAATGGAGGAATTCAACAGCCAATATTGGAGAAAGAGACATCCACTCTCACCGATCATCAAAACCTTAG GATGTTCGTGGGGACATGGAATGTAGGAGGCAAGTCACCACATGAAGAGCTGAATTTAGGTGACTGGTTGAATTCCACTGCACCAGCCGACATTTATGTGCTTGG GTTCCAGGAAATTGTCCCTCTAAATGCCGGCAATGTATTAGGTCCAGAGGACAATGGTCCAGCTGCCAAGTGGCTTTCCTTGGTTCGCCAAGCATTGAACCGTGACACTGACTCCCACAATCTTTCTCCTAATTCTGATTACACCCCAAAATCTGAGAGAAAAAGTTCATCACCGTCCCTCGATGACTTGCACCAACAACAATCTAGTATGAAATCAAGAGTCAGCTTCTCAGATTTGATCAAATTGGAGAATGAACTCGAACGAGATGATTGGGAGAGACTCTTGAGCATGAATGACGATGTATCGCCTAGTCCAAATTGTCTGTCGAATAGATATAACACTTCTAGCCATGGGGAAAATAAATATTGCTTAGCAGCAAGCAAACAAATGGTTggtttatttatatgcatatggacTCGTGCAGACTTGTATAGACACATTAGCAATTTGAAGGTTTCTCGTGTTGGAACAGGCATCATGGGCTATCTTGGAAATAAG GGTTCAATATCGATCAGTATGACATTGCATCACAAGACATTTTGTTTCGTTTGTACTCATTTGGCGTCCGGAGAGAAAGAAGGTGATGCGATTAAAAGGAATTCCGATGTCATGGAAATATTAAAGAAAACTAAGTTCTCACATAGTAGGATTATTGGGAAGCCTCTCCCTCCTGATAACATTTTGGATCATGA CAAGATAATTTGGCTTGGAGATTTGAATTACCGGCTTGCATCGAGTTGCGAGGACACGTACGAGTTGGTAAAGACTAGTGATTGGGAAGCACTTCTAGAAAAAGATCAG CTAAGGATAGAGCAAAGAGCAGGACGAATATTCAATGGTTGGAAAGAAGGAAGAATATACTTTGCACCAACATACAAATACCTCTATAATTCTGACCATTATGTTGTTCATACTTGCACTTCCAAGGAAAAGAGAAGGACCCCTGCCTG GTGTGACAGGATATTATGGAAAGGTGAAGGACTAAAGCAACTATGTTATGTTAGAGGTGAATCAAAATTCTCAGATCACAGACCAGTTTATGCACTTTTCTCTGTAAATAACAATATTACCGAAAAGTACCACAGTAAAAAAGGATATTTTA
- the LOC132630221 gene encoding type I inositol polyphosphate 5-phosphatase 8-like isoform X3 — protein sequence MKTAQKLSKSSWTKVVVRKWLNMRSKSEEFHSDHIIDGMMGRGERRRKSCSDDGSCAVVLEELSESWLMETNGGIQQPILEKETSTLTDHQNLRMFVGTWNVGGKSPHEELNLGDWLNSTAPADIYVLGFQEIVPLNAGNVLGPEDNGPAAKWLSLVRQALNRDTDSHNLSPNSDYTPKSERKSSSPSLDDLHQQQSSMKSRVSFSDLIKLENELERDDWERLLSMNDDVSPSPNCLSNRYNTSSHGENKYCLAASKQMVGLFICIWTRADLYRHISNLKVSRVGTGIMGYLGNKGSISISMTLHHKTFCFVCTHLASGEKEGDAIKRNSDVMEILKKTKFSHSRIIGKPLPPDNILDHDKIIWLGDLNYRLASSCEDTYELVKTSDWEALLEKDQLRIEQRAGRIFNGWKEGRIYFAPTYKYLYNSDHYVVHTCTSKEKRRTPAWCDRILWKGEGLKQLCYVRGESKFSDHRPVYALFSVNNNITEKYHSKKGYFTTL from the exons ATGAAAACAGCACAAAAATTATCCAAG TCTTCGTGGACTAAAGTGGTGGTTAGGAAATGGCTGAATATGAGGAGTAAATCAGAGGAATTTCATTCAGATCACATAATAGATGGTA tgaTGGgtagaggagaaagaagaaggaaAAGTTGCTCCGATGATGGGAGTTGCGCCGTAGTACTGGAGGAATTATCCG AAAGTTGGTTGATGGAAACAAATGGAGGAATTCAACAGCCAATATTGGAGAAAGAGACATCCACTCTCACCGATCATCAAAACCTTAG GATGTTCGTGGGGACATGGAATGTAGGAGGCAAGTCACCACATGAAGAGCTGAATTTAGGTGACTGGTTGAATTCCACTGCACCAGCCGACATTTATGTGCTTGG GTTCCAGGAAATTGTCCCTCTAAATGCCGGCAATGTATTAGGTCCAGAGGACAATGGTCCAGCTGCCAAGTGGCTTTCCTTGGTTCGCCAAGCATTGAACCGTGACACTGACTCCCACAATCTTTCTCCTAATTCTGATTACACCCCAAAATCTGAGAGAAAAAGTTCATCACCGTCCCTCGATGACTTGCACCAACAACAATCTAGTATGAAATCAAGAGTCAGCTTCTCAGATTTGATCAAATTGGAGAATGAACTCGAACGAGATGATTGGGAGAGACTCTTGAGCATGAATGACGATGTATCGCCTAGTCCAAATTGTCTGTCGAATAGATATAACACTTCTAGCCATGGGGAAAATAAATATTGCTTAGCAGCAAGCAAACAAATGGTTggtttatttatatgcatatggacTCGTGCAGACTTGTATAGACACATTAGCAATTTGAAGGTTTCTCGTGTTGGAACAGGCATCATGGGCTATCTTGGAAATAAG GGTTCAATATCGATCAGTATGACATTGCATCACAAGACATTTTGTTTCGTTTGTACTCATTTGGCGTCCGGAGAGAAAGAAGGTGATGCGATTAAAAGGAATTCCGATGTCATGGAAATATTAAAGAAAACTAAGTTCTCACATAGTAGGATTATTGGGAAGCCTCTCCCTCCTGATAACATTTTGGATCATGA CAAGATAATTTGGCTTGGAGATTTGAATTACCGGCTTGCATCGAGTTGCGAGGACACGTACGAGTTGGTAAAGACTAGTGATTGGGAAGCACTTCTAGAAAAAGATCAG CTAAGGATAGAGCAAAGAGCAGGACGAATATTCAATGGTTGGAAAGAAGGAAGAATATACTTTGCACCAACATACAAATACCTCTATAATTCTGACCATTATGTTGTTCATACTTGCACTTCCAAGGAAAAGAGAAGGACCCCTGCCTG GTGTGACAGGATATTATGGAAAGGTGAAGGACTAAAGCAACTATGTTATGTTAGAGGTGAATCAAAATTCTCAGATCACAGACCAGTTTATGCACTTTTCTCTGTAAATAACAATATTACCGAAAAGTACCACAGTAAAAAAGGATATTTTA